GCCCCATCATAATTAATGCAACGGGCTTTTGATCTGCAGGTACAGGCTTTGACTGACCAATAATTTGAGCTTTTATGTCTTGGTGAACAACTCTTCGCTCACTTTTGTAACTGCCGGTAGGTGTTTTGTTGGCAGTCGCTGTGTTGGAAGGAATGGAAGGATCTACAGAGCTGGCTTTCTCTACCCAGAAACGGGGAGGAACCTTAGGAGGCGTTGGAGTGGAAGCGACAGGATCTGATTGTTTTGTAGTTACTGTCGCAGCTGTTTGTGTTCCCTGTCCGACCGGCTCTGGAGTCTCTGTTTTTTTCGTAAAAGCGCTTGAAACCTGCGGCCGCTCTTGAATGAGCAATTTAGCCAGATCTGTAGGCTGCCCCTTAGTCTCGAAAAATCCTCCGGTGGGGTTTATGTGGATGTCTTGTAGAAATTGGAGGACAGCTTCATCGCCGATGGACTTATCGCTGAAAAGCTTTCCGAGCAGCTCTGAGCTTTTGGTGAAAGCACCCTTCTGACCAGATAGGGAAGCTTCCTTATTTTGCTCCCAATCCTGTTTGAAATGGACGATCTTTTCGTTTTGTGAAAGAGTTTTGGGCTCTCCCTTTTCCGATACCACTGCCTCCTGTTTCGATACTGCTGCTTGTGGAGTGACTGTCGGGTTTTGCGGCGGGTTCATGTGCTGTCGGATTAGGGATGAATTATCGCTAATGAACTTGGCCAGAGAATTTGTATCGATGTAGCTTGTGAATAGCTTTCTAGCGATCCCTTTTACTAAAGACCGAATTGGATTTTTATGATAATTTTCCGGCGTTGAGATTTTTTGTGCAATTTTACCATCCAGCATAATCGGTTGATGGTCATCTTTCACTAAATGTTCCAAAGCGGATTTCACAGCTTTTCGCTCCGCTTGGCTCAGCTGCTTCAAGCCCTTAACTTCCCCTTGTGTAACCTGTGAAACCATTTGGTTTATTGCATTAAGGCTCTCTGAAGGAATCGGTGAGGTCATAGATCCTCCTTGATCTATCAATCCAGCAATCTAATTTTTTTAATTTCCAGAAAATTGATTTGTTGTTTTATTTAATTATAAAAAAAAATTTTTTATTTATCATCATTTACAATCTTTGCTAGATCTTGATTAAGATGTCTTTTACAGAATTGGGCGTGCAAAAATTCCAGTGGTCGGGGTGGGGAAAGTTTGGAGAATAAAGAAAGGGCCTTGAAATTGGGTTATTGGAAAAAATGGGGTGAGATTGAAAGAATGCAAGTCGCTTAATATTAGATTTATGATGTGAGTCGTAATCTTTCAAACGTGAGACTTTCCCAGAGAGCCCCCACGCCCACTTTGAGGTGATTTTAGTTTAATAAAAAGCGCCCGAGATGTCAGTTTCTGAACAATAACTCAAAAGCCGAAGCAGTTAACAATCTCTTATTAATCGGGATACCATCATCTATAGGGAGGCGATAGAGAGCGGCCCCCTAGAGTTTAGTGCCTCTCCCACATAGTAGTGGGTTTGCGGCTGGAAGGGTCCGTCCTCTCCGTCAAACCAGATATCGGTAGAAATATCGCGGTTTTTGACGAAAACTTCTTCGGTGCTGCGTTTCCGATGACGATCGTGCCACAGATTATGACGCCTTCTAAATTTTGTCAGCGATTTGAAACGGCCTGGAGCCTTTGACGTAGTCCCACCCCCATTCGAGGATGGCTTCGGCACGCTGTCGATAGCTGGGAAGCAAGGCAGCGTGGACTCCCAGCCAGGCGGCAAAGGCAATGGGCCCCTCCAGCTGATGGCGTTTTTTGCCAACCTCTGCGACGGCGGCATATTTGCCGATCATCGCCATGATCCCTTTGTCGTGATAAAAAAACCGCATTCTTTCCTTGCCGCGGCAATCGGCCAGGATATTCTCCCCGGCCACCTTGCCGGACTGGACTGCGACAGAGGCGAGGGATGGCAGCTCCTCTCCGTCTTCACCCCTGATGAGGGCAGCGTCTCCTAAGACATAGATATCGCGGTTTGAGGGCCAGGAAAGGTCGGCGCTCACCTCAATTTTCAATCTCTTGGGGCCGGTAAGAGAAAAGGTGTTCGGCTGCAGGCCCCCGGCCCAGATGACGAGGCGAGAGGGGATAAATGTTTGATCTTCCAAAAGGACGCCATCTTTGGTGACTTCCAAAACGCGCTTTTGCATATCCAGGACAACACCCATCTCGGAGAGCTTCTCTTGTGCATAGCGCTGGGATTCTTCGGAGAAGGCTTTAAGGGGGGATTTTCCGTGGTCTACAAGATAGATTCTGGAGATTTGAGAGGGGAGGTCTTTGAACTCAGCTTTGAATTCATTGAAGAGAGAAGCGATCGCTCCCGCAGTCTCGCACCCTGTCGGCCCCGCTCCGACGATAACGCAGTCGGTGGTTTTGTCTTTCCCCGGGCTTTTATCGGCTTCTTCGAAGGTCTCAATGATCTTAGCCCGCAGCCTCTCCGCGTCATCGAGTGTATAAAGAGGGAGAGCGTACTCATCGGCTCC
This genomic window from Estrella lausannensis contains:
- a CDS encoding zeta toxin family protein, whose translation is MTSPIPSESLNAINQMVSQVTQGEVKGLKQLSQAERKAVKSALEHLVKDDHQPIMLDGKIAQKISTPENYHKNPIRSLVKGIARKLFTSYIDTNSLAKFISDNSSLIRQHMNPPQNPTVTPQAAVSKQEAVVSEKGEPKTLSQNEKIVHFKQDWEQNKEASLSGQKGAFTKSSELLGKLFSDKSIGDEAVLQFLQDIHINPTGGFFETKGQPTDLAKLLIQERPQVSSAFTKKTETPEPVGQGTQTAATVTTKQSDPVASTPTPPKVPPRFWVEKASSVDPSIPSNTATANKTPTGSYKSERRVVHQDIKAQIIGQSKPVPADQKPVALIMMGPPGAGKSMAISQLTKGSDQFVEVGMDNVMERIPEYKKAINLGTDKDGKIITAKDACLITRDEANDITSSLRNEVIASRRNLIYDGTGQNFSLYQKMIAKLKEDGYDVQLYYVDIDVDQAKQRAKDRAERVGRSIPDHVIESIHGNAKANFQKIAKLADTAVLFDNRNPPPQQACKYEHGSLTEGQQYLDQKGF
- a CDS encoding NAD(P)/FAD-dependent oxidoreductase, whose amino-acid sequence is MSERKVLIVGGGFAGLEVAKTLSSSKDVEVTLLDKNNYHQFKPLLYQVATAALTPDDVATPFRTFFEKAENIHFKMEEVTSIDAETKTVHTKEGNTYQADTLVLATGASVNFLSVKGADEYALPLYTLDDAERLRAKIIETFEEADKSPGKDKTTDCVIVGAGPTGCETAGAIASLFNEFKAEFKDLPSQISRIYLVDHGKSPLKAFSEESQRYAQEKLSEMGVVLDMQKRVLEVTKDGVLLEDQTFIPSRLVIWAGGLQPNTFSLTGPKRLKIEVSADLSWPSNRDIYVLGDAALIRGEDGEELPSLASVAVQSGKVAGENILADCRGKERMRFFYHDKGIMAMIGKYAAVAEVGKKRHQLEGPIAFAAWLGVHAALLPSYRQRAEAILEWGWDYVKGSRPFQIADKI